In the Sulfobacillus thermosulfidooxidans DSM 9293 genome, GCGCCCGAACCCAAAATGCTCAAGCAGATTTCTGGCGGCCGTCATGCACAAAAAATTTGGCAAGGTCCCGATCGTGATCTCATTGAACAATACGTCCGTGAATTTTTGAAAGCATTGTAAGGGCATTGTGAGGGCATGACCAGAAACAGAAAAATGGGATCAGCTTATAGGTTGTGGATGAGAAAGAGAAGAGCCGCCTAGGTGCACTGGCGAGTCTTCTCTTTCTCAGTTTTATGGCAGGCGCTTTTGAAAACTTAAACGCGATGTGTTTTGTGACAGAGTTCCTTGATACATGGCCATGATGGCCATCCCATAGACGATCCACATAATGTTGAAACCAATCATCACACTAGAGGGTGATACGGATCCAATCAAAAAGCCTATTAAGGAAATAAACCCTGCCCAGGAGAGATATCGCAAAACAGGATCCGGATGTTGGCGCAAGCGGTAGAGCCCTCGTAAGAGCATGCTATAAAAAATGATGTAAAGACCAATTCCTAACCAGCCGAAATCGATAGCGATTTCTAACCACATGTTATGGGCATCGATGACGCCATAGGTGTTATAGGGACTTTTGTGGTGAACATAATATAAATAATACCGCTCGGCTCCCCGAGGACCTAAACCCCAAGGATGATGCAATAAGGCATGGTATCCGCTTTCTAACAGGGCGAGACGGATTTGTAACGAACCTGGCCCCTGTGTTGGTGTCACTTTATGAAAAGTCGGATGGAATAAATGGGCCAGATGACGAAACTTCTCTAGAGCAAAAGGTAATTTGTCTTGTGCAGGAAGATGCGTGACATACCACAAACCGGCCACGAATACCGCCATCAAAACACCTAGACTGATCAGCGCATAGGGTTTATACCTGCGTGGCAAAATGATCACAAGACCGAAAAATTCCATGAACAACGCGAGTTCTCCGCCGCGACTTCCCGTCTTATATAGAACATAGAGTCCTCCCAGGGAAATGATCACACTCAAGACAATGGACCGCGCCGAGGGTTTTAATAAAAAGAGAAAGAGAACAAACGGAAACATGAGAGCTAAAGCCGCGCCTAGGTGATTGGGTCCATAAAAAAACGCAGTAGGAATGGGTTGGGGATGAAGCCCTCCTTCGCTGGAGTGTCCTAAATGATGGGCGGTGCGAATTTCCCAAAAACTCACGATCAAGGTGACGACATAATAAATCAATAAACTGCTGATAGTCGTCAAACGCGAAAAGGTGGGGAAACGAGCAAGATACCAAAAACTTAAAATCAACAAGAAGCCGGCAATTTGTTCCCACGTATAATACAGATAATAATAGGTGTGGGGACTGAATACGAGAAAGGTCATGAGCACCCAAATTAGCCATGCGGTAATGATGCCAAGGGGCCAGATTGACCGGTAATCTTTATATTGGATAATGGTATAGAGTGTGATGACAGGTAGTGGTATTAAGAGAAGGCGTTGCAACAAGGACACGAGAGAATGACCATGAAATCCTGGAATAACCAAATAGCCTTCAAAGGGCGCACTAAGAATGTAAAGTGCGATAAGAATCAGCCATGTCCACTGTAAAGACTTTTTTTGCGTGAGCAATAAACCAAACCCTCCTACTGTCTATATCCATTCGAACGCACGACACGTAAGCCTTCAATCTTTATGGCATATGAGCCATTTCGAAATCTCCCCCGTTTTGTCATAAAACCATCAAACTACACAAATCGACCCAAGACAACAACAAAATGATGAGAAGGCCAAATACAGCCTGAGGCATCCCATATCTTTGCACACAGAAAAGAATCTAAATTGCATCCAATGACAGACACCACAAAAAAAGCCGAGTCATCCTGTTACGGGACTCGGCCGAAAGTGGGAACCAGGGTAACCGGGAAATCCAACAAATTTTTTACGGTTCTTCTTTGTGGTCAGCCATGAAGCGGATGCCGATGAGTAGCGAAATAACCATGGCAATCCCACCTAATATCCATAACATGATAGTACCCTCCCGATTAGATTGTTCTCATCATACCCAGTTTTTACGCAAAAATCAAAGTCCGTTGGCTTTAATTTTCTTATTGCCCGTGATTTTATTGCGGTGGGGTTCATGGATTATTGTCGGTATCTTGTCGTGTCTCGGGAAGAGAAACGCGGTGAGGACGGACGGCTTCTAGCGTGTCAGATAATTTGCTTTCAGCTTCTTCGGCGAGGGTATTGGCCAACGCAAATAATAAAGCGCTCATGGCGGTTAACGAGGCAATAAGGGAAGAGCTGGCACCAATGCGGGGGGACGCCTCATAGGCGTAAACATAAATCGGCAAATCGGCAAGCCGTGACAAGGGATTTTTCCGATCAAAGCGGGTTAGCGCCGCAATAAACGCTTTTCGTCTTCGAGCCAATTGAACGAGTTCTAGCACTTCAGATGTTTCTCCTGAATAGGATACCGCTAAAAATATGTCATCGGCCGTGAGTTGACCGACGATAGTGGCCATAACGTGGAAGTCTTCGGCAAAAAACACTGGCAGGCCCAGACGCCATAATTTTTGTTGGAAATCTTTTACCACGATTGCCGAGGCACCAATTCCATAAGAGACAATCCACCTGGCTTGTTTCAATCGTTGGACGATGGCATCGATGTCATTTTCTCTCATGTCATTGAGGGTGCGGTTAATCGCCATGATGGTATTGCGTTTTAAGGATTGAATGGAACGAGACAACGGCGTGGTCGGATCAATTTCCATAAACCGGGATGTGGGGGGACGTTCTTCACGGGTTATATCGGCAACTACAGCCACTTTCAGGCTTTGATAACCTGGGACTTGAATGGACTTACATAGCCGGATAACAGCGGCTTGACTACTGCCTGTGATGCGTGCCAAGTCCTTAACGGTAAGATCCACCAGTTGACGTGGGTTTTCAAGAATCCAGCGAGCAATCCGTGCTTCGGACTTGGCCAGTGTCGGTAGTGTGCTGCTGAGGCGATCCAAAACGCCAGAAATAGCCACTCAAGAAATCCTCCTACCTCTATCGGATAGAACTGACAAATTTGGGAGATTTGTAACTTGTGATGAATTATTTTTTCAGCATATTGGTTCAACTTTTGAAATATGATAACATAAATTTAGAAAATCTTACAGATTATTCATCCCATTTATTCACGCTCAAGCCGATCTGGGCCCTTTGTATTCTGAAAATTATGGATAAGTGCGTACCCACGAGAATTTTTTAGAGGAGCGAGACTGATGAAAAAAGCCATAGGGATGGTATTAGTGGCGAGCATTGGTGTTATGGCGGCTGGTTGCGGCGCATCTCCTACGCAAAGCACGGCTTCCGGTACGTTCACGACGATTGATGAAAGTCATGGCATTACCGTGGGAGCCCCGTTAAACCCTTTTAATAGTAATGGCAACAATTGGCTGAGTTTTGATCAAATGCAACTCGGGTGGTCAGCCAATTCAGCCACAAATCCCAATGCGTTTTATCCGGGACTAGCTGAAAAATGGACAATTTCCAATGGGGGACGGACCGTGACGGTGTGGTTGCAAAAAGACGCCAAATGGTCCAATGGCAAACCTGTGACGGCTGAGGATGTTAAGGCGTCGATGGCGGCCGCGTTTACCCAAGGCAATGCGCAGGCATTTTATTTGGGCAGTGTAAAGATTATTTCTCCGACAGAGATTCAATTTAATCAGGTACCTGGTCAAAATTATAATTTGTTTTTTAACAACTTGATGCAACAGCCGATTATTCCGAGCTTTGAATATGATAAAGTGTTGGGGCCCAATATCTGGACGATTATTAATGAGTCGTTATATACCGGTTCCAATCCGGCTAAAAAGGCCTTGGCAAGCAAGGCTGAAACGGAATTGACCAATTTGGGCAAAAAAGTCGCCGCATTTTCCCCCGCAAAAGATATTTCGGCCGGGCCATTTGTGCTAAAAAACTTAAACCCGGGAGAAGCCTTGCTTGTTAAGAACCCGGATTTTTATGACGCCCAAAATATTCATGTCAAACAAGTGGTATTTCGAAATTACACGGGTAACCAACAAATTTGGAACTATTTGATTGCAGGACAATTAGACATGGCGCCCTTTACCGCAATGCCCACCAATATCCTCAATCAAATCCTTAAGACCAAAGGTAATCAAAAAGTTGTAGCACCTGCATATGTCGCCGCAGCATTGGCCTTTAACCAAGGCATTTATCCCTATGGCATTCCTAATGTGCGATATGCTTTAGCCCACATTATAAACCGTCAAGCCGTGCAGAAAGTGGCGGAGCCGGTCGTGGGAACTGTATCGAAATACTCAGATGGCATGGTGGATGCGGCTACGGAAAAATGGCTTACGCCGGCCCAAATCAAACAATTAAATCCCTATAATTACAATTTAACTGAAGCAACCCATGAGTTAGAAAAGGCGGGCTTTAAGAAAGTTAACGGGCAATGGATGATGCCGAACGGAAAGCCATGGACAGCCACGATCTATACGGTAAATGGATTTAGCGACTGGATTGAAGCGGCCAAAGTGATTTCTAGTGAAATGACCGCATTTGGCATTCCTACTCAGCCCGCCATTGTCAGCAGTTATTCGGAATATCTCAAGAACATCGCTTTGGATAAATATGCTATAGGATTCTGGCTCAATGCTCTGGGACCGGAAGCCTATCCAACATTTCAAAGAATCTGGGGAAGCGATGATGGATACAACGTTGTCGGCGGGCAGTTGGTGCATTATCCCTACAGCAACAAGACAGAGGGAAACTGGCTAGATGCACCACGCACTGTCAAATTGCCAAACGGGCAAGTGATCGATCCGGGTCGTCTCACCTATGCTCTTAACAATTTGACTCCCTCAGAGCAGCGTCCGATTGTGCAAAAATTAGCTCTGGCTGCCAACGTGAGTCTTCCCATGATTACCTTATGGAACTACATCAATGTGCAGTTTATTAATACCAACCGGTTCACTGACTTCCCGGTAAACAATCCCGGTTTACTGAATAATCCTCCGGGCGTGTGGATGATGGAGGGTTACGTGAAACCGAAATAGAGGAAGAACCATATGATGCCAGTTCTGCTGCGAGAATCTGCGTGGCGAACTGGCATCATATCACAGAGAATGGAGGGACAGCGTGCAAATCTGGATTCGACTCGTGAAAAGAATCCTGGCAGGAATTATCATGGTCCTGGCGGTTGCATCCTTTACCTTCTTTTTGGTTCGTTTGATGCCAGGCAATCCTGTTGAGGCGAAGTATAATGAGTTAATTATGCGGGGCATGACGCCGGTCCAAGCAATGGACCAAGTGCGAGTGATGTATGGATTTATTCCTCACCAACCGTTGTGGCAACAATATGTGCTCTATCTCAATCAGATCATACACTTAAATTTGGGACGATCTATTTCCTATGAGGGGATTCCCGTTCTTCATATCATTTTAGGCGCTGCTCCATGGACCATTATATTGGTCTTAACGGGCCTGATTGCAAGTTTTATTGTGGGAGTATTAGCGGGCGTGATTGCTGCCATTAAGCGCTCGTCCCCAGTCGGAAATGCCTTATCGTTGTCCGGATCGATATTGCACGGAATTCCTCAATTTGTGATGGGATTATTTTTGGCGTATGTTTTTACGACACTTTGGGCGATTCTTCCGTTTGGGGCGCCTTATAATGCGGCTTTAACGCCCGGATTCAATTGGCCTTTTATCTCCTCCCTCGTCCGCCATGCCATTTTGCCTGTCGCTACGTATGCTCTATCCAGTTATGGTGGATGGTTACTAACCATGAAATCAAGCGTGATCACAGTATTAGGTGACGATTTCATTTTGGCGTCGGAAGTGCGTGGCTTAAAAATGTCGACTCAGGTTAAATATATTGCCCATAATGCGATCCTCCCTTTGTTTACCGTTTTTGCTTTGTCGATTGGCTTCATGTTTGGGGGGTCCTTGTTCATTGAAGATATTTTTGATTATCCGGGACTGGGGAATTTGCTGCTTCATGCAATCAATGCCAGGGATTATCCGTTGATGAGTGGGGCCTTTTTGCTGATTACAGTAGCTGTGATTATCTCGAATATTTTCGCTGACTTTCTGTACTCGGTCGTGGATCCGAGAATACGGAGGTGATGAAAAATGTCCATGGCAGTACCGACGTCGACAAATCCCACAACGCCCCCGATTCGCCGGAAAAGGCCAACGTTCTTTCGTACGGCATGGAAGATTATTGTGAAAAAACCGGGTCGGCTGGTGGGACTGGCGATTATTGTGCTTTTTACATTGATGGCCATTGTCGGGCCTTATCTGTATCCCAAAAATCTTCCGATTAATCCTAATGCCATATATGCCCCGATAAGCTGGAAATATCCATTGGGCACAGATTTTGAAGGCACCAGCAATTTGGCGTTAATTGTGACCGGTGCTCGGTATGTTCTGTTTGCAGCCTTTATGGCAGCGATTTTTACCGTCGTATTTGGTACTGTTTTAGGATTAGTTTCCGGATATTTTTTGGGATGGTCGGATTCGATTATCATGCGGATAACCGATTTTATTTTGACCATTCCCGGTTTTCCGTTGTTAGTCGTGTTATCCACCGTGTGGAATTTTGGTCAACCTATTGCTATGGGCTTTGTGCTTGGGATTACAGGATGGGGAGGACTTGCCCGGGCGGTGAGATCTCAAACCTTATCTTTGCGTGAACGGGGATTTATTGAAGCCGCCCGGACTTTAGGACTCTCTCCCATGCATATTCTCTTTAAAGAAATTTTGCCGAATGTGGGTTCATATATTGCGATGAATTTGTTATTGGCCATCACAGGCAGTATTTATGCGGAAGTCGGATTATTCTTTTTAGGTGTGGTGCCCTTTCAAGTCAATAACTGGGGCGTCATGCTCAACTTAGCTGTCTTTTCTGCCGGAGCCATGTCCAGTACTCAAGCCTTGCCTTATTTACTGTCTCCCCTAATCGCATTGCTCGTACTGACATTAGGCGTGGTACTCTTTCTCGATGCCGTGGATGAACTCTTTAACCCGCGTTTAAAGGAGGCCTAGATCGTTGGGAGTAAACCTTAGTAGGGCCCATGTGCAGCCTGTGGGGATTTCTATTCGCAACTTGAAAGTCGTTTATCACACGGGTCAAGGCGATATTCCCGCCGTGAATGGTATCAATTTGGACATACCGGCGGGACAAATCACCGGCATCATTGGCGAATCGGGATCCGGCAAGTCGACTTTGGCCATGG is a window encoding:
- a CDS encoding O-antigen ligase family protein; protein product: MLTQKKSLQWTWLILIALYILSAPFEGYLVIPGFHGHSLVSLLQRLLLIPLPVITLYTIIQYKDYRSIWPLGIITAWLIWVLMTFLVFSPHTYYYLYYTWEQIAGFLLILSFWYLARFPTFSRLTTISSLLIYYVVTLIVSFWEIRTAHHLGHSSEGGLHPQPIPTAFFYGPNHLGAALALMFPFVLFLFLLKPSARSIVLSVIISLGGLYVLYKTGSRGGELALFMEFFGLVIILPRRYKPYALISLGVLMAVFVAGLWYVTHLPAQDKLPFALEKFRHLAHLFHPTFHKVTPTQGPGSLQIRLALLESGYHALLHHPWGLGPRGAERYYLYYVHHKSPYNTYGVIDAHNMWLEIAIDFGWLGIGLYIIFYSMLLRGLYRLRQHPDPVLRYLSWAGFISLIGFLIGSVSPSSVMIGFNIMWIVYGMAIMAMYQGTLSQNTSRLSFQKRLP
- a CDS encoding MurR/RpiR family transcriptional regulator; translated protein: MAISGVLDRLSSTLPTLAKSEARIARWILENPRQLVDLTVKDLARITGSSQAAVIRLCKSIQVPGYQSLKVAVVADITREERPPTSRFMEIDPTTPLSRSIQSLKRNTIMAINRTLNDMRENDIDAIVQRLKQARWIVSYGIGASAIVVKDFQQKLWRLGLPVFFAEDFHVMATIVGQLTADDIFLAVSYSGETSEVLELVQLARRRKAFIAALTRFDRKNPLSRLADLPIYVYAYEASPRIGASSSLIASLTAMSALLFALANTLAEEAESKLSDTLEAVRPHRVSLPETRQDTDNNP
- a CDS encoding ABC transporter substrate-binding protein, whose amino-acid sequence is MKKAIGMVLVASIGVMAAGCGASPTQSTASGTFTTIDESHGITVGAPLNPFNSNGNNWLSFDQMQLGWSANSATNPNAFYPGLAEKWTISNGGRTVTVWLQKDAKWSNGKPVTAEDVKASMAAAFTQGNAQAFYLGSVKIISPTEIQFNQVPGQNYNLFFNNLMQQPIIPSFEYDKVLGPNIWTIINESLYTGSNPAKKALASKAETELTNLGKKVAAFSPAKDISAGPFVLKNLNPGEALLVKNPDFYDAQNIHVKQVVFRNYTGNQQIWNYLIAGQLDMAPFTAMPTNILNQILKTKGNQKVVAPAYVAAALAFNQGIYPYGIPNVRYALAHIINRQAVQKVAEPVVGTVSKYSDGMVDAATEKWLTPAQIKQLNPYNYNLTEATHELEKAGFKKVNGQWMMPNGKPWTATIYTVNGFSDWIEAAKVISSEMTAFGIPTQPAIVSSYSEYLKNIALDKYAIGFWLNALGPEAYPTFQRIWGSDDGYNVVGGQLVHYPYSNKTEGNWLDAPRTVKLPNGQVIDPGRLTYALNNLTPSEQRPIVQKLALAANVSLPMITLWNYINVQFINTNRFTDFPVNNPGLLNNPPGVWMMEGYVKPK
- a CDS encoding ABC transporter permease yields the protein MQIWIRLVKRILAGIIMVLAVASFTFFLVRLMPGNPVEAKYNELIMRGMTPVQAMDQVRVMYGFIPHQPLWQQYVLYLNQIIHLNLGRSISYEGIPVLHIILGAAPWTIILVLTGLIASFIVGVLAGVIAAIKRSSPVGNALSLSGSILHGIPQFVMGLFLAYVFTTLWAILPFGAPYNAALTPGFNWPFISSLVRHAILPVATYALSSYGGWLLTMKSSVITVLGDDFILASEVRGLKMSTQVKYIAHNAILPLFTVFALSIGFMFGGSLFIEDIFDYPGLGNLLLHAINARDYPLMSGAFLLITVAVIISNIFADFLYSVVDPRIRR
- a CDS encoding ABC transporter permease, producing the protein MSMAVPTSTNPTTPPIRRKRPTFFRTAWKIIVKKPGRLVGLAIIVLFTLMAIVGPYLYPKNLPINPNAIYAPISWKYPLGTDFEGTSNLALIVTGARYVLFAAFMAAIFTVVFGTVLGLVSGYFLGWSDSIIMRITDFILTIPGFPLLVVLSTVWNFGQPIAMGFVLGITGWGGLARAVRSQTLSLRERGFIEAARTLGLSPMHILFKEILPNVGSYIAMNLLLAITGSIYAEVGLFFLGVVPFQVNNWGVMLNLAVFSAGAMSSTQALPYLLSPLIALLVLTLGVVLFLDAVDELFNPRLKEA